The genome window GCACTGTGCCAAGCAAGTGGCGGCGATGCGCGTAAAGTACTTAATTTACTTGAACAAGCGGTTGATTTAACAACCGAGCGAAACGGGCAATACAACGTAGACGAGCACGTACTTAGCCAAGTGCTACCAACGCATTTAGCTAAATACGATAAAGGCGGCGATGAATTTTACGATTTAATATCAGCCTTTCATAAATCAGTACGTGGTAGCTCCCCCGATGGTGCGCTGTATTGGTATTGCCGAATTTTAGCTGGTGGCGGCGACCCTTTGTATGTAGCAAGGCGTTTACTTGCCATTGCAACAGAGGATATAGGTAACGCCGATCCGCGCGCAATGGATGTTGCCCTAAATGCATGGGATATATTTCAGCGAGTAGGTCCTGGCGAAGGTGAGCGCGCTATTGCACAAGCCACATTGTATTTAGCCAGTGCACCCAAAAGCAATGCTGTTTATATGGCGTTTAATCAAGCCAAAGCAGATGCTCAAAATGAGCCAAGTTACCCAGTGCCAGAGCATTTACGCAATGCGCCAACCAACTTAATGAAAGACTTAGGTTACGGCGCCGAGTATCGCTATGCGCACAACGAAGAAGGCGCATTTGCCGCAGGTGAAAAATATTTACCGCCAGAAATGGACGGTAAAGAATATTACTTACCGAGCGAACGCGGACTTGAGCAAAAAATTAAACAAAAACTCGATTACCTAAAAGAGCGCGATGCGCAAAGCCCACTTAGACGATACGAAAATGATTAAACTTTATATGATGATCGCCCTTGGCGGAGCCTCAGGTGCGTGTTTACGGTTTTTTATTAGCGAAAGCATGCTAAAACTCCTCGGTAGGGGATTCCCTTTTGGCACGTTGACGGTTAATATTCTGGGTTCATTGTTAATGGGCATTTTGTACGGTTTGATAGATAAAGAAATTATCACCGCAAGCCCCGCCAAAACCCTTATCGGTATTGGCTTT of Pseudoalteromonas arctica A 37-1-2 contains these proteins:
- a CDS encoding replication-associated recombination protein A; the protein is MSNLGFNFGPDVRPLAARMRPTTLDEYIGQQHLLSADKPLHQAIVAGRCHSLILWGPPGVGKTTLAQIIANHADASLIQMSAVTAGVKDIRDSVTQARDNLESRGQRTLMFVDEVHRFNKSQQDAFLPHIEDGTFIFVGATTENPSFALNNAILSRARVYVLKSLADADLYTVIERALKQDEQLSQKHITIADNAKKALCQASGGDARKVLNLLEQAVDLTTERNGQYNVDEHVLSQVLPTHLAKYDKGGDEFYDLISAFHKSVRGSSPDGALYWYCRILAGGGDPLYVARRLLAIATEDIGNADPRAMDVALNAWDIFQRVGPGEGERAIAQATLYLASAPKSNAVYMAFNQAKADAQNEPSYPVPEHLRNAPTNLMKDLGYGAEYRYAHNEEGAFAAGEKYLPPEMDGKEYYLPSERGLEQKIKQKLDYLKERDAQSPLRRYEND
- the crcB gene encoding fluoride efflux transporter CrcB — translated: MIKLYMMIALGGASGACLRFFISESMLKLLGRGFPFGTLTVNILGSLLMGILYGLIDKEIITASPAKTLIGIGFLGALTTFSTFSMDSLLLLQQGHFIKMALNIILNVMVCIFMAWLGLQLVMQKG